The window GAACGGAACACGGCGACGTCGGTGCGCTTCTCGTGCGCGGCGTTGTCGAGCGGCGCGGTCTTCGGCAGCAGGCTCGGCCCGCCCACCGCGGGTGTCGGATGGTCGGGATCGTAGGTGTACGGCGTGATGCCCGGCGCTGCGGCATCCGTCGACAATCCACCGGGAGAGTGCAGCTGCCACTCCTGAGCGGCCGCCCCTGTCGGCGGCCAGACCGCCAGATCGTGCCACTGCTCGGCCCCGGTCTGAAAGGCGCGCACCGGCGCGACGCGCTCTGAGGGCGCACCGGTGAAGGTCTCTTTCAAGAACGCCACGGTGTCGTTGTGCGCCGGGGCAGCCTTGCCCGGCGAGGTGTGTCCCCACGGCCCCACCGTCAGCCGCGGCGGGTTGCCGGCCTCGACCAGGGCGGCATAGTTGCGCAGCTGCCACGGCAGAAAGATGTCGTACCACCCGGTGACCATCAGGATCGGGATGCGCACATCGGGCACCGAGGCGGTGTGCGACTGCGCCGTCCAATACTCGTCGGTGAGCCTCTCGTGCCGCACCCAGTCCTGATACCAGTGGATGGGATGCCCCGTCACTGCCGAATCGCCCGCGCTCAGCGGCAGCACGTCGAACGCCTTCTCGAGCTTCGGGTCGGGCAGCATCATGCCCAGAATCGCCAAGCCGCCCTTGGCCATACGGTCCATCATCCGGCTCCAGCCCAGGGCGTTGCGCAGCGACAGGGCGCCGTTGTCCCAGCTGATGGCGCCGAAGTCGGGCATGGTGATCTGCAGCACCGCGGCCTCGGGAGCGTTCTCTGGGTCTTCGCGCAGCATCCTGCCCAGCACGGCCCACTGCGTGTAGCCCATATAGCTTTCCCCGAACGTGGCCAGGTGCCCGGTGAACCACGGCTGCTGTCGCACCCACCGCATCGTCGCGATCCCGTCGCGCTGCTCATCGATCTGCGGGGTGAACACCCCCTGTGACCCCCACGTGCCGCGGCTGCTCTGGAACAGCACGGTCAATCCCTCGTAGGCCAGGGCTCGGGCGGCACCGCCCAGCAGCCCGCGCCGCCCGTAGGGACCGCGCACCACGATGGTCGGCAGTGATCCGTCGGCCCCGACCGGGCGATACAGATCGCTGAGCAGGTCGACGCCGTCGTCCATGCGTGTGCGCAGGTCGCGGTCGACGGCGACGTCGTACGGGCCGAGCGTCACACCTCGGCGCGAGCGGGCGTCGAGAGTTCGGGTGATGCGCTGTCGCAGCGTGGTCATTCCGCCTCCTTGCGGGTATTCGGCGTTGCGCCGCCGTGGCATGACGATAACAGCGCGGGGTATCGAACGGCTCCGAAAAGGGCACCGATTGCCGCATCGGCCGGGCGGTGTGGGAACATGCTCGTGATGGACGATGTCGACCTCGAAGAACTGCGGATGCTACGCGCCCGCGCGTACGGACCGTCGGCCGACATCCGCACCGATCCTGCCGCGCAGCGCCGGCTGAACCAGCTGGAAGCGGCAGCGCGCTCGGCCCCGCCGGCGGTCGTCTCCGCCACGCCGCTCGGCGGCGCGGCATCCGGCCGTCCCGGTCCCCCACCGCCGCTGCCGCCCGGTCTCAGCACTCCCACACCCGCGCGCGGCACGACCACGCCCGCGCGCCTCGCCGAACCCACCGTGACGGTCGCCGGCGGCGCGGCGGCGGCATCCTCGGGCCCGTCAGCACGACAGCGCCGAACAGCACCGGCCGCCGGACCAGCCCCGCGACGCTGGTTTCTCTCGCGCGGCTTCGCATGGCTCTGGCTCGCCTCGCTCGTGGCCGTCGGCGCCGTCGCGGCGGGCGTCGCCTTCGCTGCGTTCTGGGTCGCGCCCGTCATGCGGCATGTGGACGCGCAACAGATCGCCACGCTCTCGCCCGATCCGGACTTCCCGTGGATCGATGCGCTGCAATCGGCGGCCGGCGACGACAGCGTCGGGTTCACGTTCCACGGCCTCTCTCTCGTCCAGGCCGACACCAACCTTTTCGGGCTGGGATCGGCGGGGTCGCCGTGCCTCGTCGCTTATCCCACCGCAAGTGCGACCGACGACTCGATCTCGGGTCCGTTCTTCTCGGGCTGCGCGGCCGGTGCTTTTCCCGCCACCGTGCAGCTGACCGCCGACACCACAATGCCCGCGGAGCTTCTCGACGCCGTCGGCGAAGGCACCGCCCTGCAGTTCGTGCTCGACGGCGACCGCGTGGGCGTCTTCTCCGACGCGAAGTAGTCGCCCGCGAAGCCGCGCGCCGCACCGTTGCGCTCAGCGCGGGCGCACGGTGAGCGACTGACTGACCGTGCCGAGCGGGCCGGCGTCGTCGTGCAGGATCGTGTGCGTGAGCCCCAGCCCACTCGGGCCGAAACTGACGGTCGTGTCGGCGGCGAACCACTCGCCGACCGGCTCGCGCAGCAGATGCGCGGTCAGATCGACGTTGGGAAAGTGGACCGCGTCAGGAGAAGCGCGCACGGTGAGCCCGTTGACGATGTCGACCACGCCGATCAGCCGCGCAGTCGGGCTGACCGTTTCACCCTCGAGCAGCGGCACGAGCGGTCGCATCCATGCCCAGGCACGCCCCGGCTCGACCTGGTGGCGCAGCGTCTCGACGGTGTTCACGAAGCGTCCGGGCCACACCTCGGAGGTATCCCACCGCTCGAGGTCGTCACGCCCGGGCGGCGGCGGAAGGCGGGAGCCGGCCAGCGCGGCGGTGTCGGCGGTGCTCAAGAACCAGGCGCGGCCGATGACGGCGGGGCGACCGCCATGGCTGAGCACGGCCTCGACGAGTTCGATGGTGCGACCGGGGCGCACCACGCGCGTCGTCAGCTCGACGACATCGATGGGCATCACGCCCAGAATGTCGAAGGCCACGCGGGACAGCTGCAGCGGGGTGTCCGTGCGCCTCGCATGGGCACGCTCAAGGGCGTGCACCATGAGTCCGAGCGCCGGGGCGACATGCTGCTCCTCGTCGTTCCACGCGCCCTGCACGTGCACCGTGGCCCGAAAGCTCGTCTCGTCGAGTCGTTCGAAGTACGCCGCCATCAGCGATAGTCGCGATCGCGATGCTGACCGGCCTCATCCCCTGCCGCGATGCGTTCGGCCTCGCGGGCGCGCAGCTCGACACGGCGGATCTTGCCCGAGATCGTCTTGGGCAGCTCGGGCACGAACTCGATGATCCGCACCCACAGGTGGGCCGACAGTCGCTCGTGCGCGTGCGCGAAGATCGACCGGGCCGCGTCGTCGGGCGCGGCAAGCGCTGCCTCGGTCACGCACACATACGCCTTAGGCACCGCCAGGCGCACCGGGTCGGGGCTGGGCACCACGGCGGCCTCGATGACGTACTCGTGCTCGAGCAGTACCGATTCGAGCTCGAAGGGCGAGATCTTGTAGTCCGAGGCCTTGAACACGTCGTCGGCGCGGCCGACATAGGTGAGGTAGCCGTCGTCATCGCGCGACGCGATGTCACCGGTGTGGTGGTATCCCCCGGATCGCGAGAATGCCGTGGCCGCGGCATCCTCGTAGTACCCCTTCATCAGCCCGAGCGGATTCTGCGCGAGATCCAGGCAGACCTCGCCCTCGGTCTCACTGAGTTCGCCGGTGGCCGGATCGACCAGCACGACCGGATAGCCCGGCGTCGGCCGCCCCATCGAGCCGTCCTTCACCGACTGCCCCGGCGAGTTTCCGACGCAGCAGGTCATCTCGGTCTGGCCGTAGCCATCGCGGATCGTCGACCCCCAGGCGGTGCGCACGCGGCTTATCACTTCGGGGTTGAGCGGCTCGCCCGCCCCCACCAGCTCGCGCGGCGGATGCGCGAGCTGGGTGAGGTCGGCCTGGATCAGCATCCGCCAGACCGTCGGCGGTGCGCAGAAAGTGCTGACGCGGTGCGTGTCCATGACGCGCATGAGTACGCCCGCGTCGAACCGGTCGTAGGTGAACACGAACACCGTGGCCTCGGCCAGGAACGGCGCGTAGAAGCTGCTCCACGCGTGCTTGGCCCAGCCGGGCGACGAAATGTTCAGGTGCACATCGCCCGGGCGCAGACCGAGCCACCACATCGTGGACAGATGGCCGATCGGGTAAGAGATCTGCGTGTGCTCGACGAGCTTGGGCCGATTGGTGGTGCCCGAGGTGAAATACAGCAGGCTCGTGTCGTCGGCCGGGGTCGCGGCATCCGGTTCGAACGACTCGTCGGCGTGGGCCGACGCGTCGAACGCACGCCAGCCGGTGGGGGTGTTCTCGCCGACCCCGACGCGCAGGATGTTCTGGTCGATGTCGGCCAGGCGGTCGGCGAGCGCTGTGAGCGAAACTATGGCGTCGACCTCGCCCTTCTCGACCCGGTAGGCGAGGTCGGATGCCGACAGCAGCGTCGAGGTCGGGATCGACACCGCGCCCACCTTGGCGATGCCGAGCATCACCTCCCACAGCTCGATCGTGTTGTTCAGCATGACGATCACGTGCGCACCCCGGCCGACGCCCAGCGAGACCAGCCAGTTCGCGACCTGGTCAGAGCGCCGGGCCAGCTCGCCATAGGTCCACGACTGCGCGCTGAGATCGGCTTCGACGATGGTCACCGCGGCCTGGTCGGGCCGCTCGCCCGCGATCACGTCGAACCACTCCAACGCGAAGTTGAACTCCGCGGGCCGCGGCGGTTCGAAACCCTCGACGGCGCCCCGATAGTCGGTGGCGTGCGCGAACAGAAAATCGCGTGCCGCGCGAACAGCGGTGGTGGCTTCTGTGGCTTCGCGGCCGGTGTACGTCATCTCTCGTGCTCCGTTGCGTCGGGGACATGAACGCAACGGAGCCTACTCCGCGGCGGTGTCCGCGTGAGCCAAGGCCTGCGCCACGGCCGCCTGCACGCGGGCGTCTTCGCGCGCCCGTCGTGTGCGCCGCCGCCACCGCACCATCCGTGGCGCGAGCACGATCGCCGCCACCACCAGCACGAGGACGACCAGCAGCACCCACGGCACGGCCCATCCGGTCGCACTGCCGGTGACGGGTGAGAGCGCGCTCGTCGTGCCCGAAGCATCCGTGACGATCGGGGTGACCGTCGCCGTACCGGTGAGAAGGACCAGCGGGGCGACCCCGGTGACACGCACGTGCTGCGTCCAGGTCTCTCCGGGCAGCAGCGCCGGCAGAACGTCGATCTCGCCGGCTGATTTCGCAATCCAGCCGAACGGCCCAGCGACCGATGCCGCGTCCTTCGCCGACAGCACGGTGTTCCCGGTGTTGTGCAGGGTGTAGCTGACGTCGGCATCTCCCCCGATGAAGGGGTTCAGGCCGCCGTCCCACGCGACCTGCACATCTTCCACAGCAAGCGCCGGAGCCAGGTCGCCGCCCACGCGCAGGTTCATGCGGATGCCGAGCCGCCGGTCGACGTTCACTCCAAATGCGTCGTCAGGCTGGGTCAGCGATGTGACGATTCCGCCCGCATAGTCACCCGGCGTGGCGTTCTTCGGAACGGTCAGGGTGAATCCCACGGTGACCGTCGTGCCCGCCTTCACCGTGATGTGGTCGACGTTGGCCTGCACCCAGTCACCGAGGCCCACCGACTGCTCACCGGCGGCGAGCACGTCGAACTGTCCGCCATCGGTGGTGAAGCCGTCGGCCACGTACACGCTGAGATCAAGGGGCGTGCTGCCTCGGTTGGCGACGACGAGTCCGTCGTCGATGGTGCCGCCCGGGTTCAGTGTGTAGGTGAAGTCGGTGCGCTCCGCGCCGAGCTGGTTCGACGCCGTGCGCACAGACCACGTCACGTCGTCGTCGGCTGCCTGCGCGGCCGGCGGAGCGAGAAGCGACGCCACGGTCAGAAGCGACGTCGATACGACGGCAACGCCCAGGACAGAGAAAAGTGAACGGATGCGGATCGGCATGGCTTCCTCAATAAGAGTGGTGGGACCGCCGCAGGGAGGGAACTCTCCTCCCCGCGGCGGTCAGGAGACGACGGTCAGCCCGCGAGGCCGGTGAGCGTCAGGGTGGCGCGATAGCTGCCCTTGTCGATCTGATTCGGCAGCTTCAGGTGGAGATCGGCTCCGATCGTGGCGGTACCGCGTTCGTGCCCCTTTTTCGCCGCACCGAGAGTGCGCGAGACGGAGAGGCCGTCACCGCGGTCGTACCCTGAGACCACCGCCGTGCCCGGTGCCGCACCGGCACCGGCCGTGACGATCTTCGGCGACCACCCGAGGTATTTGCCCGAGAACGATGTGCCGTTGTCCTCGAAGTCGCTGATCGTTGCGGCGACCGACCAGGGCGCGAGCGATTTGCGCGTGTCCGAGACGGTGATCGGGTTGATCTGACCGGTCGCCTCGAAGTACTGGTTGTCGTGTTCGGTGGCCGTGCCGAGGTCAACCAGACCGTTGTGACCGTCAATCGTCCAGCCGAATTCACCGGGTGCGGCATCCGGCACGTCGACCTGGATCTGCTGCCCGTCGCCGTGGTTCGGGTGAATGGCCACCTCGTCGACGAGCGAGCCGACCGGATTTGATGCGAAAGCCTGACTGCGGATGTCTTGAACGACCAGCTGGTCCTTCGTGACCTGCACCTTGACGTACGAGCGTGTCTTCTCCTGGCTCTGTACGGAGTTGTACCAATAGTCGCTCGGCTTGAGCGGGTCGGCGCCGTTTCCGGCACCGCTGGTTCCACTGCCGTCGGGTGCGGTGATGTCGTAGTACTTTGACCCCGATGCCGAGTTCGCCGTCAGGTAGATGACCCCGCCCGGTCCGACGAAGAGGTCCTCCTGCCCCGGTTGCTCGTCGGTGTTCGCCTTGACGCCGTTCTTGATCTCGTAGCTACGTGTGTAGACGTGGTCGTGCCCCTGCAGCACCAGGTCGACGCCCAGCTTCGAGAACGTGGCCGGAAAGTCCACGCGACGCACCTTGTTGTCGGCGTCCTTGGCATGCGAGGCCGCCGAATAGATCGAGTGATGGTAGACGAGCACGGTGTACTTCGCGTCGGCGCCGTGCGTCTTGACGACGTCGGTGACGTAGTCGACGTGCGCGTCGTCCCCACCACTGGCACCCGAGGTCGTGTAACTGTTGCTGTTCAGGTCGATGAACAGCACGTCCTTGTAGATGAACCAGTAGTCGCCGCCCGAGGTGTTCGAGCCCGGGTCACCGTTGGCGTAGTACGCCGCACTGCGATCGGTGTTCGGCGTGTACAGGTGCTGCTCATAGGCCTTGCCACCAACGTCGTGGTTGCCGATCGTCGCCACCCACGGATACTGGCGCAGCTTGTCCGAGGCCAGGAAGGCATCCCACTGCGACTCGGTATTGGCCGATTCGACCTGGTCACCTCCCGAGACCAGCAGCTCAGCGTTCGGGTTCGCACCCAGTGCGACATCCAGCGTGTCAGCCCATCCCTGGCCATCCTTCGCCACATCGCCGGACGCACCGATCTGCGGGTCGCCGAAGAACAGGAAGTCGAAGTCGCCTTCGAACGACTGCGTGGCGAAGCTGTGCACCGGCGACCAGTCACCAGCAGAGCCGACCCGGTAGGAGTACGCCGTGTTCTCGGCGAGGTTGGTGATGGTGGCGTGGCGGTTGTACCCGCCGCTGGAGGCGATGTTCGCCGTGCCGGTCGCCGTGAAGCTGGCCGCCGATGCCGGAAAGTCGCCGTCGACGAGCGCGCTGGTGGGGGCGACCTGCACCACCTGGTCGACATCTTCTGACGAGTACCAAGTGACGATGCGCTGCGACTCGTCGGCCCCGACACCCAGAATCAGGCCGGTGAGGCTCGCGGCGGTGTCGGCAGCCATGGCCGGCACAGCGACGACGCCGCTGAACGCCAACGACGCGCTCAGCGCCGCGGCAGAGATCCACCCGGCGGCGCGCAGACGCGGCCGGGTCGATGCAGAGAGCGAGAACATGCAGTTTCCGTTTCTATCGGAGGGACGGGATGCCGCGGCGCAATCGCCGGGCGTTGTTCACGATTCGCGTGCCAGGTGTCCGGAACGTGAACACCGCGCGGCACACACGTATCTCGGCGAAGAAGAATTCAGCGCATTCATAGGCTGAGCACGCGCTGCACAAACCAGAACAATCCGACGGCGGTGACACCGAGCGCGAGCAGGCCGGTGACCCAGAGTTCGGCGCGGGGCGCGCGATGGCGCAGCAGTGCCAGGACGGGGAAGACGAGGAGGATGATCCCGATCTGCACGGCCTCGATGCCGAGGTTGAACACCAGCAGAGACCACAGCAACGTCCACGACCACGGCTCGTCGATGCCCAGGGCCGACGCGAAGCCCAGGCCGTGTACGAGTCCGAACAGGAACACCACGCCCAGGCGCAGCCAGCCGGCGCGGTCCAGGCCGAGCGTGCCGGTCCGGGTGTCGAGCTCGGTGGCCGCCGCGCCGCGTCGCCAGATGCGCCACAGGTACCAGGCCGCGACGATCGCGATCGACAGCGCAATCACCGGTTCGACGATCGCGGCGGGCGCCGACACCAGTCCGGTCGCCGCCAGGATGAAGGTCACCGAGTGCGCGAGGGTGAACGCGGTGGCAGCGAGAACGATTTCACGCAGGCGCCGTGACCCGGCGATCAGTGCGAGCAGGAACAGAATGTGGTCGATGCCGGTGAGCAGGTGCTCGGCGCCCAGGGTGAAGAACTCCCAGAATCGCTCGAGGACAGACTGCTGCGTCGAGAACGAGGGGTGTGCAGCCTCGAGTGCCGCACTGCCCGACTGCAGGTCGAGCGCGTAGGTCACAAGCGTCTTCGTGCCGGTCACGTACCCCTCCTCATCCGCGAACAGCGTGCTGGTCACGACATGACCGTCGCTCGTGGGCGGGCACTGTTCGTGCAGCACGAACACTGCATAAGGCACGCCCTCCTGCACCGTCATCGTGATCTCTCCCGCCCGAGCCGGGGTGCATGCGGTGCCATCGGCGCTCACCGTGAATCGGTCGGCGACATAGTGGAGCACCGTGTCGGCGTGGGCCTCCAGCGCTGCCGACTGTGCCGCGGCATCCTCGTCTTCGAACGCCGCGGTCCCCTCCCGGAACAGCGCATCATCGTTCTCGGCATCGGCTGCCGAGACAACGAGAAGGTCGTATTCCAGCTGAAGTTCGACGCGCGCAGTGCCCGACCCGGCCGACGTGATGTCGGCGAAGACGACCGAGGTGAAGCCGTGGGCCGACGCCGAAGCGGCAACCGAGATCGATGCGCACAGAGCGAGCACGGTGATCAAGATCGCTCGGACGAGTGCGGCGATGCGCGAACAGCCGGCGAAGGAATGTGGGTGATCGGGCATGCGGAGTTCTCCTTCGTTCGGTGAGCACACTGGCGGCCGCGGGTGAACGACTGGGGAACGGCGGGCGAACGGTGTGCGCGACCGGTGCCTGCCGCATCGCGTATGGCCGAGAGTGGAGAGCAGACCCCGAAACGGAGGATCAGAACGTGCCGTCACGCGTGCCCATCATGTCGCTGCTCGCCGGCTGCCTCGCATCCAGCGTCGTCCTCACCGGCTGCGCCGATTCGTGGGACCGCACCCGGGAAGCACCCGCCCCGATCGGCACTCCGGGCGCGGGGTTCATCCCGACACCGGCGCCCAGCCCTGAGGCGACTATCCTGCCGGCCGCCGGTTCATGGGCGGGGGTGCATCCGGCCGTAGGCTACCGGGTCGTCTTGCTCACCGCCGGCGACGACCCGGCGACGCGGGCGCTCGTTGCCGCCGTGCAGGCGTGGGCTGCGACCGAGCACGTCGACCTGCGCATGGTGCACGCAGACGACGACCACGTAGGTGGCATCACGCAGGCGATGGATGCCGGCGGGGATTTGATCGTGGTGGCGGGTAACGACCTCATCGACCCGTTGGCCCTCGTGTCGGCCAACCATCTCGACCAGACGTTTCTCGTCGTCGGCGCCGAGCTGGCAGAGCCCACAGAGAACGTCACCGCGGTCGACTGGAACGGAGCCTCGTTCCGGGGTGCCGGGCTCGGCATGTCTTCGACGTACGACGCTGCCTCGTTCACGCCCGAGCGCTGCGCGGCAGCCATCCGCGCCGGCGCCGCGGCCGTCCTCAGCGACCTGACGGGCGTGGTGCTCTGGATCGACTGACCCTGTTCGACCGCTCTGGCCGGCGAAGGGCGGCGGGATCTCGCCGACGTGGGGCTCTGGCAGTGAGCCGCGCCCGTGGCCGGGGGCGCAGACCAACGTCAGCCGCGAAAGACGGCCACGGCCAGGTCGGGGTGGTCGGCGAACACCCCGTCGACACCGGTGCCGCGCAGCATCCGCCATTCTGCGACGTAGTCGCCGAACGCGGCCGGCGCGATCCCCCGGCGATACCGGCGAGCGAGGAACAGGTTCTCAGGCCGGCACGTCCAGGTGAACACGACGAGCCCGCGCGCGTGCGCGGCGGACACCAGCGCGGCACCGCCCCGCTTCGCCGAGGTGAGGAATCTCTTGTCCACGCTGATGCCGTCCACGGTGTCGGTCAGCGTATCGAGCCCGGGCGGCGAGGCCGTCCAGGCGTAGCTCGGCGCGTGCGAGCCCTGCGCGGCCACGAGATCGGCGGGCCGCCCGTGCGCCTCGAGCAGATACACGTACTGGGCCGGGATGCCGCGCGCACGCAGCTGCGCGAGCACGGTCGATTCAAACGACTCGATGACGAGGGGATGGATGCCGCCGGCCCAGCCGGCCGCCCGCAGCTCGCTGTCGACCAGCGCGGCCAGATCCCAGCCGATTTCGGCGAAATAGGTCGCGTGCTTGATCTCCAGCACCACCCCGCGGCCCGCCGCCGCAGCCAGGTCGAGCACATCACGCAGCCGCAGCATCGGCTCCTGACCGTCGAACCTGGTGTTCTCACGGCGCAGTCGGGGCAGCCGCTCCCTGCATCGCAGCGTGGCCAGCTCGTCCCAGGTGAAGTCCTCGGTGAACCACCCGCTGACGCGGTGTCCGTCGATGTGCTTGGTGGTGCGCCGTGCGGCGAACTCCCGGTGGTCGGCGACATCGGTCGTGCCCGAGATCTCGTTCTCGTGCCGCACGACCAGCACGCCGTCTTTCGTGGCCACGACGTCTGGCTCGACGGCATCCACCCCCTGCGCCAGAGCGAGTTCGTACGACGACCGGGTGTGCTCGGGCCGGTACCCGGGGGCACCGCGATGGCCGATCACGAGCATGCTCACGCTCTCAGGCTACGCACCGCTCATGGCGGAATCCCAGCCCGCGAGGGCGCGCCGATGCGACTTGACCGTTATCGTGGAGACACAGCAGATAGCTGTCCACAGATTCGGAGAGTGCGAGCATGCCCTCGGCAAACCCCGCCTTCAACAATCCGGCGTTCCAGGACCAGCGCGCCGTCAAGAGCTACCCCGGTGGAGCGCAGGCCGCAAACATCGGTGGACAAGCGCAGTCCACCACCTTCGCGCAGCAGGCTCAGGCCGCATCGGTGAACGCCCAGCTCGAGGGGCAGTTCGCCGCTCCCCCGGCCGGCGCCATCGAGACCGACCGGATGACCGTCGAAGACACCGTCTTCAAGACGCTCGGCCTTTTCGCCGTGCTGGTGGT is drawn from Microbacterium protaetiae and contains these coding sequences:
- a CDS encoding purple acid phosphatase family protein, which produces MFSLSASTRPRLRAAGWISAAALSASLAFSGVVAVPAMAADTAASLTGLILGVGADESQRIVTWYSSEDVDQVVQVAPTSALVDGDFPASAASFTATGTANIASSGGYNRHATITNLAENTAYSYRVGSAGDWSPVHSFATQSFEGDFDFLFFGDPQIGASGDVAKDGQGWADTLDVALGANPNAELLVSGGDQVESANTESQWDAFLASDKLRQYPWVATIGNHDVGGKAYEQHLYTPNTDRSAAYYANGDPGSNTSGGDYWFIYKDVLFIDLNSNSYTTSGASGGDDAHVDYVTDVVKTHGADAKYTVLVYHHSIYSAASHAKDADNKVRRVDFPATFSKLGVDLVLQGHDHVYTRSYEIKNGVKANTDEQPGQEDLFVGPGGVIYLTANSASGSKYYDITAPDGSGTSGAGNGADPLKPSDYWYNSVQSQEKTRSYVKVQVTKDQLVVQDIRSQAFASNPVGSLVDEVAIHPNHGDGQQIQVDVPDAAPGEFGWTIDGHNGLVDLGTATEHDNQYFEATGQINPITVSDTRKSLAPWSVAATISDFEDNGTSFSGKYLGWSPKIVTAGAGAAPGTAVVSGYDRGDGLSVSRTLGAAKKGHERGTATIGADLHLKLPNQIDKGSYRATLTLTGLAG
- a CDS encoding glycerophosphodiester phosphodiesterase family protein codes for the protein MLVIGHRGAPGYRPEHTRSSYELALAQGVDAVEPDVVATKDGVLVVRHENEISGTTDVADHREFAARRTTKHIDGHRVSGWFTEDFTWDELATLRCRERLPRLRRENTRFDGQEPMLRLRDVLDLAAAAGRGVVLEIKHATYFAEIGWDLAALVDSELRAAGWAGGIHPLVIESFESTVLAQLRARGIPAQYVYLLEAHGRPADLVAAQGSHAPSYAWTASPPGLDTLTDTVDGISVDKRFLTSAKRGGAALVSAAHARGLVVFTWTCRPENLFLARRYRRGIAPAAFGDYVAEWRMLRGTGVDGVFADHPDLAVAVFRG
- a CDS encoding HupE/UreJ family protein, with the translated sequence MPDHPHSFAGCSRIAALVRAILITVLALCASISVAASASAHGFTSVVFADITSAGSGTARVELQLEYDLLVVSAADAENDDALFREGTAAFEDEDAAAQSAALEAHADTVLHYVADRFTVSADGTACTPARAGEITMTVQEGVPYAVFVLHEQCPPTSDGHVVTSTLFADEEGYVTGTKTLVTYALDLQSGSAALEAAHPSFSTQQSVLERFWEFFTLGAEHLLTGIDHILFLLALIAGSRRLREIVLAATAFTLAHSVTFILAATGLVSAPAAIVEPVIALSIAIVAAWYLWRIWRRGAAATELDTRTGTLGLDRAGWLRLGVVFLFGLVHGLGFASALGIDEPWSWTLLWSLLVFNLGIEAVQIGIILLVFPVLALLRHRAPRAELWVTGLLALGVTAVGLFWFVQRVLSL
- a CDS encoding thioesterase family protein — translated: MAAYFERLDETSFRATVHVQGAWNDEEQHVAPALGLMVHALERAHARRTDTPLQLSRVAFDILGVMPIDVVELTTRVVRPGRTIELVEAVLSHGGRPAVIGRAWFLSTADTAALAGSRLPPPPGRDDLERWDTSEVWPGRFVNTVETLRHQVEPGRAWAWMRPLVPLLEGETVSPTARLIGVVDIVNGLTVRASPDAVHFPNVDLTAHLLREPVGEWFAADTTVSFGPSGLGLTHTILHDDAGPLGTVSQSLTVRPR
- a CDS encoding AMP-binding protein — protein: MTYTGREATEATTAVRAARDFLFAHATDYRGAVEGFEPPRPAEFNFALEWFDVIAGERPDQAAVTIVEADLSAQSWTYGELARRSDQVANWLVSLGVGRGAHVIVMLNNTIELWEVMLGIAKVGAVSIPTSTLLSASDLAYRVEKGEVDAIVSLTALADRLADIDQNILRVGVGENTPTGWRAFDASAHADESFEPDAATPADDTSLLYFTSGTTNRPKLVEHTQISYPIGHLSTMWWLGLRPGDVHLNISSPGWAKHAWSSFYAPFLAEATVFVFTYDRFDAGVLMRVMDTHRVSTFCAPPTVWRMLIQADLTQLAHPPRELVGAGEPLNPEVISRVRTAWGSTIRDGYGQTEMTCCVGNSPGQSVKDGSMGRPTPGYPVVLVDPATGELSETEGEVCLDLAQNPLGLMKGYYEDAAATAFSRSGGYHHTGDIASRDDDGYLTYVGRADDVFKASDYKISPFELESVLLEHEYVIEAAVVPSPDPVRLAVPKAYVCVTEAALAAPDDAARSIFAHAHERLSAHLWVRIIEFVPELPKTISGKIRRVELRAREAERIAAGDEAGQHRDRDYR
- a CDS encoding WxL protein peptidoglycan domain-containing protein; the protein is MPIRIRSLFSVLGVAVVSTSLLTVASLLAPPAAQAADDDVTWSVRTASNQLGAERTDFTYTLNPGGTIDDGLVVANRGSTPLDLSVYVADGFTTDGGQFDVLAAGEQSVGLGDWVQANVDHITVKAGTTVTVGFTLTVPKNATPGDYAGGIVTSLTQPDDAFGVNVDRRLGIRMNLRVGGDLAPALAVEDVQVAWDGGLNPFIGGDADVSYTLHNTGNTVLSAKDAASVAGPFGWIAKSAGEIDVLPALLPGETWTQHVRVTGVAPLVLLTGTATVTPIVTDASGTTSALSPVTGSATGWAVPWVLLVVLVLVVAAIVLAPRMVRWRRRTRRAREDARVQAAVAQALAHADTAAE
- a CDS encoding CocE/NonD family hydrolase, coding for MTTLRQRITRTLDARSRRGVTLGPYDVAVDRDLRTRMDDGVDLLSDLYRPVGADGSLPTIVVRGPYGRRGLLGGAARALAYEGLTVLFQSSRGTWGSQGVFTPQIDEQRDGIATMRWVRQQPWFTGHLATFGESYMGYTQWAVLGRMLREDPENAPEAAVLQITMPDFGAISWDNGALSLRNALGWSRMMDRMAKGGLAILGMMLPDPKLEKAFDVLPLSAGDSAVTGHPIHWYQDWVRHERLTDEYWTAQSHTASVPDVRIPILMVTGWYDIFLPWQLRNYAALVEAGNPPRLTVGPWGHTSPGKAAPAHNDTVAFLKETFTGAPSERVAPVRAFQTGAEQWHDLAVWPPTGAAAQEWQLHSPGGLSTDAAAPGITPYTYDPDHPTPAVGGPSLLPKTAPLDNAAHEKRTDVAVFRSEVLTAPLDVAGEPVAQIRIRSSAPSFDVFVRLTDVHPDGRSMTVCDGIRRVGSIGTVESDPEPDADGFRLVDVSLWPTFHRFAPGHRVGVQVSSGVHPRYARNPGTGEAAFEAASTLVAHQQIAHGPDASRIVLPVWDRKPEE